A genomic segment from Nitrospira sp. encodes:
- a CDS encoding glutamate formiminotransferase/formiminotetrahydrofolate cyclodeaminase, with the protein MNQVVECVPNFSEGRNPDVLRALVDVVRSVPGVALLDETMDRDHHRSVVTFAGRPYAVAEVAFQMARIASQLIDLRSHHGQHPRVGATDVIPFVPIRGVGMQDCVQLARMVGQRIGNELKVPVFLYEQAASRPERTNLEWIRKGGVKGLAARMETDQAWVPDFGPKHLHQTAGATVVGARWALIAFNVNLKSRDLAIADAIAKAVRQSSGGLPFVKAIGVELKSQGLVQVSMNLTNHEETPLHVVFAAVQREAEVHGVELAGTEIVGLVPEQALVETARQALRLDRFEGRQVLEARLDSSESREAFGRLTVSQSLKEKPPPVKAGAVDGTTAEAHGLTGGSVGALSAAFAASLGIMVAKLNRARAVETRLSEVRTRLHELVQVDRDVYAQVLQASKLPLTHPDRTLQLSSNLLAATEVPMEIVKLSCEIIPLLRGLLSQAKPEVQPDLTMGMRLADAVIDGCLGMVDENMKAQPNQQLIASIRDRFSAAEQMLVDAKSLCYTPPFDSWPQNMLNILKLR; encoded by the coding sequence GTGAATCAGGTCGTCGAATGTGTGCCAAATTTCAGTGAAGGCCGGAACCCAGACGTCCTGCGGGCCTTGGTCGACGTGGTCCGTTCGGTGCCGGGCGTGGCGTTACTGGACGAGACGATGGACCGAGACCACCATCGTTCGGTGGTCACGTTCGCCGGCCGTCCCTATGCCGTAGCCGAGGTGGCCTTTCAGATGGCTCGGATCGCCTCCCAATTGATCGATCTGCGCAGCCACCATGGCCAACATCCTCGGGTCGGCGCGACGGATGTCATTCCCTTCGTGCCCATCCGCGGTGTCGGCATGCAGGATTGTGTACAGCTGGCAAGGATGGTCGGTCAACGGATCGGGAATGAGCTGAAGGTCCCGGTATTTCTCTATGAGCAGGCGGCGTCACGACCTGAGCGTACGAACCTCGAATGGATTCGCAAGGGTGGCGTGAAGGGGCTGGCGGCTCGCATGGAAACCGATCAAGCCTGGGTGCCGGACTTTGGTCCGAAGCACCTGCACCAGACGGCAGGGGCCACGGTGGTGGGGGCGCGTTGGGCGCTCATCGCCTTCAACGTAAACCTGAAGAGTCGAGACCTTGCAATCGCCGATGCGATCGCCAAGGCTGTTCGGCAATCAAGCGGCGGTCTCCCGTTCGTCAAGGCCATCGGGGTGGAGTTGAAAAGCCAGGGTCTGGTGCAGGTCTCGATGAACCTGACGAATCACGAAGAGACTCCGCTCCATGTCGTCTTCGCTGCGGTTCAGCGGGAGGCGGAGGTCCATGGGGTAGAACTGGCCGGGACCGAAATCGTCGGGTTGGTGCCCGAGCAGGCGCTCGTCGAAACCGCCCGACAGGCGCTTCGCCTCGATCGATTCGAGGGGCGACAGGTGCTGGAGGCGCGACTGGACAGTTCCGAGTCGCGTGAGGCGTTCGGACGGCTGACGGTGTCGCAGTCGCTGAAGGAAAAACCGCCGCCGGTGAAGGCCGGGGCGGTCGATGGGACTACGGCGGAAGCCCATGGATTGACAGGGGGCAGTGTGGGGGCCCTCTCGGCCGCGTTCGCGGCCTCGTTGGGTATCATGGTCGCCAAGCTGAATCGGGCGCGGGCGGTCGAAACTCGTCTGTCTGAGGTTCGAACTCGTCTCCATGAGTTGGTGCAGGTCGATCGTGACGTCTATGCGCAGGTGCTCCAGGCGAGCAAGCTCCCGCTCACCCATCCCGATCGCACGCTCCAGCTTTCGTCGAACCTGTTGGCGGCGACGGAGGTTCCCATGGAGATAGTAAAACTCTCATGCGAGATCATTCCGCTCCTGCGAGGGCTCTTGTCGCAGGCGAAGCCGGAGGTCCAGCCTGATCTCACCATGGGGATGCGCCTCGCGGACGCCGTCATCGACGGATGCCTCGGTATGGTCGATGAGAACATGAAAGCGCAACCAAATCAGCAGCTTATTGCATCGATCCGGGATCGATTCTCAGCTGCGGAACAAATGCTTGTAGATGCGAAATCGCTATGCTACACTCCGCCCTTCGATTCGTGGCCGCAAAACATGTTGAATATTTTGAAACTTCGGTGA
- a CDS encoding oxidase-related protein — MNTDLITELKPTKNVPLLGFWYPATTSSSLAVGHMQSQVMLGQPILVCRDRRGQVAAMRDICPHRGMPLSFGHFDGERVECSYHGWQFDTGGRCRHIPALIEGSPLRPDKIGIISYPCQDRDGYIWVFLPDPQQPSQPVPEVPRLPLPSEPYRMVQISTMLDCTIDDGIVGLMDPAHGPFVHQSSWWRTKASMHDKAKTFEPIPNGFRMVPHAPSKNSGPYKLLNRFYGGPLTTTIDFVLPNQRFEFVQCGSRFVSSRATVTPVGEQQCRIDFAAAWNVLPWLPFAKPLFRYFANIFMQQDKQAMERQAVGLKYKPALMLIDDADTPAKWYYKLKAAHLTAVQTGHPLDHPLKGRVTLRWRS; from the coding sequence ATGAACACAGACCTTATCACTGAACTCAAACCGACGAAGAATGTCCCTCTGCTGGGCTTTTGGTATCCGGCGACGACGAGTTCGTCGCTGGCCGTCGGCCACATGCAATCGCAAGTGATGCTCGGACAACCGATTCTGGTCTGTCGTGACCGCCGGGGACAGGTGGCGGCGATGCGCGATATTTGCCCGCATCGCGGGATGCCGTTGTCGTTCGGACATTTCGATGGGGAGCGTGTCGAATGTTCCTACCACGGCTGGCAATTCGACACGGGAGGCCGTTGCCGCCACATACCGGCCTTGATCGAAGGCTCGCCGCTCCGACCGGACAAGATCGGCATTATCTCCTATCCCTGTCAGGATCGGGACGGCTACATATGGGTCTTTCTCCCGGACCCGCAGCAACCGTCTCAACCGGTGCCGGAAGTCCCGCGCCTTCCGTTGCCGTCCGAGCCCTACCGCATGGTCCAGATTTCGACAATGTTGGACTGCACCATCGACGACGGCATCGTGGGCCTCATGGATCCGGCCCACGGCCCCTTTGTACACCAGAGTTCCTGGTGGCGAACGAAAGCCAGCATGCACGACAAGGCCAAAACCTTCGAACCGATTCCGAACGGGTTTCGGATGGTTCCCCATGCGCCATCCAAGAACAGCGGACCTTACAAACTGTTGAATCGATTCTACGGCGGGCCGCTGACGACCACCATCGACTTCGTCCTCCCCAACCAACGATTCGAGTTCGTGCAGTGCGGCTCGAGGTTCGTGTCCTCACGCGCCACCGTCACGCCCGTCGGCGAGCAACAATGCCGCATCGATTTCGCTGCGGCCTGGAACGTCCTTCCCTGGCTCCCCTTCGCCAAACCCCTGTTTCGTTACTTCGCCAACATCTTCATGCAGCAGGACAAGCAGGCGATGGAACGGCAGGCCGTCGGGTTGAAGTACAAGCCGGCGCTCATGCTGATCGATGACGCGGACACCCCGGCCAAGTGGTACTACAAGCTGAAGGCAGCCCATCTCACCGCCGTGCAAACCGGCCATCCGTTGGACCACCCCCTCAAGGGCCGCGTCACACTACGTTGGAGAAGTTAG
- a CDS encoding SSU ribosomal protein S21p, with translation MEIKVFNNNVEKALKVAKKKLAGEGLFRELKRRRYYEKPSVRKKAKEREAQRRRQKWLAKRRSD, from the coding sequence ATGGAAATCAAGGTCTTCAATAACAATGTCGAAAAAGCCCTGAAGGTCGCCAAGAAGAAATTGGCGGGCGAAGGATTGTTCCGCGAACTGAAGCGCCGCCGGTATTACGAAAAGCCGAGTGTCCGCAAAAAGGCGAAAGAGCGAGAGGCGCAACGTCGCCGGCAGAAGTGGCTCGCGAAGAGACGGTCAGACTAG
- a CDS encoding Inner membrane protein, KefB/KefC family has protein sequence MSDYAVLGDLLVIYAVSTVVVFAFHQFRLPSIAGFLVAGALIGPHGLHLIPDVSQVQVLAEIGIVLLLFTIGMEFSSSHFASARRILMVAAPLQTGGVLILALLGALAVGLSYQQGIFWGFLLSLSSTAIVLKALAEQGESDSFHGRATVSILIFQDLAVVPMMLISPILATPSGSAMGAVLMTLVKAAMVVGLIVAAAWYLAPRLLRHIVRSRSRELFLLSIIVLCLGIAWLTSLGGLSLALGAFIAGLVIAESEYSHQALAEVLPFRDSFNSLFFVSIGVLMDLRVVLDHPFIVLGLLLAVIVGKLVTGAGAMVATGAPPRSSVLVGVALAQVGEFSFILAQQGQDAGLLTGDHYQLFLATSVLTMVVTPFLMQWSPNLGRRVEAMQRLRGWLPARTAAHVAQLEGQQVRIKDHVIIVGYGLNGRNLARVLSETEIPHVALDLDGDTVRRESRHGVPIYYGDGSNANVLRHMRIDDAKVLVVALSDPFTARRTVKVAKGLNPKLHIVVRTRYLRELEELHQLGADDVVPEEFETSIEIFALVLRTYSLPQEFVTRKAEQIRREGYALLRRSDMPELAHHLRGGTLTDVEVETCRVDEEAPAVGKSLAELSIRPRTGASIIAWTRNQVTQSNPSEAVRLQAGDVLTLLGSRDQIRRAMALLNEPNHDASRQAG, from the coding sequence ATGAGTGACTACGCGGTTCTCGGCGATCTCTTGGTGATCTATGCGGTGTCCACCGTGGTGGTCTTCGCCTTCCATCAGTTTCGTCTCCCCTCCATCGCCGGTTTTTTGGTGGCGGGAGCCCTGATCGGCCCCCACGGGCTTCACTTGATTCCGGATGTGTCCCAGGTGCAGGTGCTGGCCGAGATCGGGATCGTGCTGCTCCTCTTCACGATCGGGATGGAGTTTTCATCCTCACACTTTGCGTCGGCCCGTCGCATCCTCATGGTGGCCGCTCCCCTTCAGACGGGAGGCGTACTTATCTTGGCATTGCTGGGGGCGCTGGCGGTGGGACTCTCGTATCAGCAAGGGATCTTCTGGGGCTTTCTCCTGTCTTTGAGCAGCACCGCGATCGTCCTGAAAGCCCTCGCCGAACAGGGCGAGAGCGATTCGTTTCACGGCCGTGCCACGGTCTCGATTCTGATCTTTCAGGATCTCGCGGTCGTGCCGATGATGCTCATCTCGCCGATCCTGGCCACCCCCAGCGGAAGCGCGATGGGGGCGGTGCTGATGACCTTGGTGAAGGCGGCGATGGTCGTCGGGTTGATCGTCGCGGCGGCCTGGTACTTGGCGCCGCGGTTATTGCGGCACATCGTGCGGAGCCGAAGCCGCGAGTTGTTTTTGCTCTCGATCATCGTGCTTTGCCTCGGGATCGCCTGGCTCACCTCGTTAGGCGGACTGTCGCTGGCTCTCGGGGCGTTTATCGCCGGGCTGGTCATCGCGGAATCCGAATACAGCCATCAGGCGCTGGCGGAGGTCCTGCCCTTTCGCGACAGTTTCAACAGCCTGTTTTTCGTGTCGATCGGGGTCTTGATGGACCTGCGCGTGGTGCTGGACCATCCGTTCATTGTCTTGGGGCTGCTGCTGGCGGTGATTGTCGGAAAGCTGGTGACCGGAGCCGGTGCGATGGTCGCGACGGGGGCTCCGCCGAGATCGTCGGTCCTGGTCGGCGTGGCGCTGGCTCAGGTGGGAGAATTCAGTTTCATCCTGGCGCAGCAGGGGCAGGATGCCGGGTTATTGACCGGTGACCACTATCAATTGTTTCTCGCGACGTCGGTCTTGACGATGGTGGTGACTCCCTTCTTGATGCAATGGTCGCCCAATCTGGGGCGTCGGGTCGAGGCGATGCAACGGCTGCGAGGCTGGTTGCCTGCCCGCACGGCCGCGCATGTCGCGCAACTGGAAGGGCAGCAGGTCCGCATCAAGGACCACGTGATCATCGTGGGGTATGGGCTCAACGGTCGAAACCTCGCCCGCGTCCTGAGCGAAACCGAGATCCCGCACGTCGCCCTCGACCTGGACGGCGACACGGTGCGCCGCGAGTCGCGCCATGGTGTCCCCATTTATTATGGCGACGGCTCGAACGCCAACGTTCTGCGGCACATGCGAATCGACGACGCCAAGGTGCTGGTGGTGGCGCTGTCCGATCCATTCACAGCCCGGCGGACGGTGAAGGTGGCGAAGGGGTTGAATCCTAAACTGCACATCGTGGTGCGGACGCGGTATCTGCGCGAGTTGGAGGAACTGCATCAGCTGGGCGCGGACGACGTGGTGCCGGAGGAGTTCGAGACGTCGATCGAAATTTTCGCGTTGGTGCTGCGGACCTATAGCCTGCCGCAAGAATTCGTGACGCGCAAGGCCGAACAAATCCGGCGGGAGGGTTATGCCCTGCTGCGTCGCAGCGACATGCCGGAGCTGGCCCATCACCTTCGCGGAGGTACCTTGACCGATGTCGAGGTGGAAACCTGCCGAGTCGACGAGGAGGCGCCGGCGGTGGGCAAGTCATTGGCGGAACTCTCGATCCGTCCGCGGACCGGCGCGTCGATCATCGCCTGGACCCGCAACCAGGTGACCCAGTCGAATCCGTCGGAAGCGGTGCGCCTGCAGGCAGGCGATGTGCTCACGCTTCTTGGCTCTCGCGATCAGATCAGGCGGGCGATGGCACTGTTGAATGAGCCGAATCACGATGCAAGCCGACAGGCCGGCTAA
- a CDS encoding Uncharacterized UPF0033 protein: MMQADVKLDTLGYFCPMPIILTSKKIKELTTGQVLEVVSDDEGIKKDMPAWCQTTGHEMVGMEEEQSSSKRIYKAFVKKTK, from the coding sequence ATGATGCAGGCTGATGTGAAACTCGATACGTTGGGGTATTTTTGTCCCATGCCGATTATCTTGACCTCGAAGAAGATCAAGGAACTCACGACCGGCCAGGTGTTGGAAGTCGTTTCGGACGACGAAGGCATTAAGAAGGACATGCCGGCCTGGTGTCAGACCACCGGCCATGAAATGGTGGGGATGGAAGAGGAGCAGAGTTCTTCCAAGCGGATCTACAAGGCCTTCGTCAAGAAAACCAAGTAG
- a CDS encoding Endonuclease III, whose product MLGRDIHAVIRTVQREIARWPEPVVGVVARESGRDPFLVLISCLLSLRTKDKTTAEASARLFALTSTPATMQKLTASTIEQAIYPVGFYRTKAKQIRQICAELLERYEGLVPDTIDELLTLPGVGRKTANLVVTVGYEKPGICVDIHVHRISNRWGYVKTKNPDETEQALRDKLPRKYWIIFNDLLVPYGQHLCQPVSPFCSMCKIAKYCDRVGVTKSR is encoded by the coding sequence ATGCTGGGGCGAGACATTCACGCCGTCATCCGAACGGTCCAGCGGGAAATCGCCCGCTGGCCTGAGCCGGTCGTCGGTGTCGTGGCCAGAGAGTCTGGACGCGATCCCTTCCTCGTATTGATTTCCTGCCTGCTCAGCCTGCGGACCAAAGACAAGACGACCGCCGAAGCCAGTGCGCGGCTCTTTGCCCTCACCTCGACCCCGGCTACCATGCAGAAGCTGACGGCTTCGACCATTGAACAGGCCATCTACCCCGTCGGGTTCTATCGGACCAAGGCGAAACAGATCCGACAGATTTGTGCCGAGCTTCTCGAACGATACGAAGGTCTGGTGCCGGATACGATCGACGAGTTGTTGACGTTACCGGGAGTGGGGCGTAAGACGGCGAATCTGGTGGTCACGGTCGGGTATGAAAAGCCGGGGATTTGCGTCGATATCCATGTGCACCGGATCAGCAACCGGTGGGGCTATGTGAAGACCAAGAATCCCGATGAGACCGAGCAGGCGCTCCGCGACAAACTGCCCCGCAAATATTGGATCATCTTCAACGATCTGCTCGTGCCCTACGGCCAGCACCTCTGCCAACCGGTCTCCCCCTTCTGCAGCATGTGCAAGATTGCAAAGTACTGCGACCGGGTCGGAGTCACGAAGTCACGTTAG